Part of the Capsicum annuum cultivar UCD-10X-F1 chromosome 12, UCD10Xv1.1, whole genome shotgun sequence genome is shown below.
ATACAGTGAGGAGTGTATTTGACGTTATAACTAGTTACCACATTTTCTGTACCTATTGTAGTAAGTAATCTTAACCTGATGTGGAAAAGGTTGTACAATCAGTCCACAGAAGTAATGACGAAGAATGTAACGCAAACCTAATGACGAAGAATGTAACGCAAACCTTACCCTTAGCTCGAGAagatagagaggttattttcagAAAAACCACAGCTCGAGGAACACACATCAGTGCACAGAAGAAAAAACTCGAAAAAACAAACAAGAATCGGAGCCAGTAATCAGGAGTTAAAGCTTCTTTTCTGATTGTAACAATCCTTAGCAAACCTTACCCCTTCCTTAGGAGATATAGAGATTGTTTTCGGATAACCCTCAGCTCGAGTAACACATATCGGTGCACAAAAGTTAAAACTGGCACAAAAGTTAAAACTGACAAAACAACAACGATTGGAGTCGGTAATCGGGTGTCAAAGCTTCCTTTCTGATTCCAACAATTCCTagcaaaccttacccctacatCCAGCAGATACAGAGGTTGTTTCTGGGAGACCCTTAGCtagagtcaacaacaacaacaacaacaaacccagtgtattcccacctagtagggtctggagggtaagatgtacgcagtccatacctctacctctgatgaagtagaaaggctgtttccgatagacccccggctcaagacacgagataccacacaaaaaCATAGTAAAACACAGAaacagattacataacataaatacggcacccataagtaatataaaacagaggaaagcaaaggaaagcacacagattcgtaataaaacatggaacacggaagacggaatcataacaggaataaaaaccccaccaagtaattccctacactagcgacccaaactggccctaatcctctgccgaaattcgcgccctccagaccttcctatctagggtcatatcctcggtgagctgtaactgttccatgtcccgcctaatcacctcgccccagtacttcttcggcctacccctaccccgcctaaaaccatccaacgctagcctctcgcacctacggaccggggcatccatgcccctcctcttcacgtgtccgaaccatctcaatcgtgcttcccgcatcttgcactccactgaagtcacaccaaccttctcccggatagtctcattccgaactctatcccctctagtcagtccacacatccagcgcaacatccgcatttctgctaCCTTCATTttctggatgtgggagttcttaactggccaacactccgctccatacaacaaggccggacggactaccaccctgtagaatttgcctttaagcttgggcggcaccttcttatcacacagcacccccgacgcgagtttccacttcatccatcccgccccaatacgatgcgagacatcctcgtcaatctcaccgttactctggatcacggacccaagatacttgaacttatccctcttacatacctcctgtgctttcagcttcactactacctcattctctcgcctcacgtcattaaacttgcattccacatactctgtcttgcttctgctcaccctgaaccctttagactcaagagtttgcctccacacctctaatttgtcattcacaccccctcgagtctcatctatcagaactacatcatctgcaaaaagcatacaccacggcacctccccttgaatgcgtcgcgtcaacacatccatcaccaacgcaaacaaaaagggactaagagtagatccctggtgcaatcctgtcaggacagtgaaatgctttgagtctcctcccgccgtcctcacctgggttttcgctccatcatacatatccttaattactctggtatatgccagcggtactccactcacctccaagcatctccaaagcacctccctggggactttgtcgtatgccttctccagatcgataaacaccatgtgcaaatccttcttccgctccctatactgctccaccaacctccgcaccaggtggattgcctccgtcgtcgagcggccgggcataaatccaaactggttttccgaaatagacactatccgtctcagcctcacctcgaccactctctcccagatcttcatagagtgactcaataacttaatccccctatagttattgcaactctgaatgtcccccttattcttatagagagagaccatggtactccaccttcacgcctcgggcatctttgccgtcctgaagatttcattaaacaatccagtcaaccaccttacaccagcctctccaacgaacttccaaaactccaccggtatttcatccggccccgtcgccctacccctttgcatcctgcggacagcttgtctaacctcttctaccttaaaacgtctacaatagctaaaatcccaacactcctctgagtgctccagttcccctaacacaatagctctatccccttcgtcattcaagagcctatgaaaatacgactgccatctcttcttaatgtggccgtcctccaccaacactctaccgtcctccccgttaatgcacctcacctgatcgaggtcacgacccttcctctccctagccttagcgagtctaaacaactttttctcccctcctttctcctgtaaccctgcatacaagctctcaaaagcggccgtcttagctgccgtgactgctgacttcgcctccttcctcgctagcttgtactctttcctgtttacccgcttctcctcttcgtccttactatccaccaacttagcatacgcccctttcttggtccccactttcttctccacctcttcattccaccaccaatccccccgacggtgcccggcccggcccctagaaacacccaacacctcacttgcattctccctgatgcaccttgccgccctgtcccacatactatccacgtccccctacactcccacacccccattcccgccaacctctcccctatctcccacgcattcactggcgtcaagccgccccacttaattctcgatCTACACTCCTTTGTCCTCCTCTTTCTATCCTTCTTTAtgcccaaatccataaccaagagcctttgctgggtcgaaagattctcactcgggatgactttacagtctttacacaacgccctatcccctttcctaagcaacaaaaagtcaatctgagtcctggctaccgcgcttcgaaaggtgatcaggtgctcgtccttcttcgggaagcccgagttcaccaccaccagcccaaaggccctcgcaaactccagtagggtcgccccctcgtcatttctctccccaaaaccaaaacccccatgcacgtcaccaaagcctcccggtagcgccccgatgtgcccgttgaaatcccctgctacaacaatcttcttcgaactaggcacgcctctcaccacctcctccaaagcctcccaaaatcgcatcttctcctccccctccgatcccacttgcggcgcataagcactacacacgttcagggtaaacccccgaacaaccaacttaatagtcatcaacctatcgttgatcctcttcacctccactacctgacctctaagctcttcatctactaagatgccaactccattcctacgcctgtcgctcccagagtaccacagcttgtaaccatccacatccctcgccttagaccctacccacttggtctcttggacacacgcaatgttgatcctcctcttcctaagaatcttcgcaagctctatagacttaccctaaagggtccctatattccaagacccaaccctcagcctaccgtcccgccctccactaccccccgcggccaaaccttggcccccttcccactcccgccctctcctcatcccccgcccccaccacggccccactccccaaccccctcggacatgaccctatccacctattaccgcccacagccagcactacacgaaagtataggaaaatatatagatatacacggtggtagtatcaaatcagcagcaaggaaatacaaggctcacacaaattcaaaggaatactcccgaaacaaaactatactcaattagggggcaaacaccACCGGACTCAACACCCACCGCCCCAAATACGGTTTTCCAGCCAATAACCCAATCCAAAGCTGTGGAAGAAACGACTACAGCGACAGCAACCACAGACAACAAACAATGTCCACAAAttccacgcaagtcaaggtacagggtctactactagcataatactaagaatggaatatgaaataatgaaataaaatggaatatgaaataatgaaaataacaaaagttagaagtcaccggattacgcttggagctgcggctgctTGAGACGGAGCGGCGGGTGGCGGCTGGAGACCGGGCGGCGGCTGACTGGCTGAAGACCGAGGTGGGGGGAGGGCTGGTGTACCCCGCGGGGAGGGGGTACGGACAGGACAGGTaagggtggggggtggggggccCGACGGTCGGGGCTGGCGGTCGGGGTCGGCAGCCGGGTCGGCGtcggggaccggaggtcggggccggcggtcgggtcgggtcggcgccgaaggtcggcgacggcgccgaaggtcggcgacggcgccggggaccaGGTACCGGTGCGAGagggagggagagagagagagagatcggGCCGGAagtcggcgccggggaccggaggtcgggcTCAGAGATCGGGCcgggtcggcgccgacggtcggcgCGGGGGCTCGGAGATCGGGCCGGAGGTCGGCGCCGGGGGCCGGATCGGCGCCGACGGTCGAATCAAGTTAAACAGTACcttcagagagagagagagagagagacagagagagtaACACACATAAATGCACAAACgttaaaactaaaagaaaaaacaaggatCGGAGCCGGTAACAAGGTGACAAGGATCGGAGCCGGTAACAAGGTGTCAAACCTTGTTTCTGATTCCGACAATCCTTAGCAGCAAATGTTAATAATGTGCTACTCTTGTAATGGATTGAACACTTAGAAGAACACAGTTTTTTCTTCATTTCTCAATTCTCATCATCAAAAGTGGAAGTTACACTGCTTCCATAATCAAACACTAAGAGGAAAGTATAAACAACATTACAGTCGATAAACACTGATTTGGACCAAGCTGTCAAAAAGAAGTGAACATAAATATAGAGAAAAAGATTGTCGACATCCGCGTCCCCAAGTGTAGTACCGTTCCATTTCTTTTGTACATGCATAGAGATGCACATAAGTTAACCGGCTTGTCCGACCTCCACGAAGTTCTCAGGTAGAATTACGGCTCCAAGATTCAGACATTTACTTCAGTAGACATATTCCTCTTGATAGTAGCAAAGAAAATCTCATCACTGATTAATTTAGTGTCATGAATCAACTGCATCGACTCGCTGGAGAAGTTCCAAAACACTTCCGGCTTTTCTTTTGGCTCTATCTGTGCCATTCTCCGACAGTTCCTTCAGTACCTCTTCTGCTCCGAGATCCCTAGCGACCTTTAAGTTCTGTACATCACCTGTACACAGAGACCACAAAATAGCTGCAGCATTTTCTCGGTTCCGAGGAGAACCGGTCCTAATTACCTCAACTAAGATGGGGATTGGCTCAGATTGACCAATAGCTGCCTTACCCTCCTGATGACTAGCAAGTATTGCCAATATAGCAAGTGCTTCATCCATCATTCCACCCCCTGGATCCTTGAGCAATCTCACTAGTGGGGGCACAATTCCGGCCCGTACTGCCCTCACCTTGTTTCCTTGATAGATTGAGAGATTAAATATAGCAGTGGCAGCATCCTTCTTTCCCCTAGGAGTTCCCTGACAGAGCAAATCAATAAGCGCTGGTATAGCACCGGCCGCTCCTATTGCCACTTTGTTTTCAtcaactactgataaactgaaaagGGTAGCAGCTGCATTTTCCCTTGCTTCCATGCTTCCATTTCTTAGTACATCTACTATATCAGGTATAGCACCAGCATTTACGATAGTTCCCTTGTTACCTTCATTTATAGATAGGTTAAGAAGTGCAGTGACAGCATGCTCCTGAGTACGTGTATCTGGTGACGATAGCAGTTCAACGAGCAGAGGAATTGCCCCAGCTTCAGCAATGCAGACTCTGTTATCATCATTTCTTTTCGCCAGCAAACGGAGCTCACCAGCAGCTGCCCTTTGCTGCTCCGGATTACCATTAGCAAGTTTTTGTAGCAACGCATCTATAGCAGCACGATCACAGTCCGAACCACCAGCTCCAGATCTTTTATTCCTACAAGTTCCTTGGTTTTTAGGCAGCTCGACACCATTGTTTTCACACCACAAGGCAATCAGACTCTTCAAAACATAGTTTGGAGTCAATGCAGTGTGCAACAGTGTCTGCTGAGTCTTAGGGCAGGTCTTGTGTCCTGCATCCAGCCATTTTTGGATGCACGACCTTTCATAGGTCTGCACATGAAAGAAAAGCAGACAGCAATTAATTTAAGCCAGTAATAACTAATACAAGGAGCCACCAAGGTAAAATGAACTATCAGGCAAACAAAGACACTAAACCTGTCCGGTAGATACAATAACAGGATCTTTCATCAACTCAAGTGATATTGGACAGCGGAAGTCATCTGGAATGACAGGAGATCTGTGCTTAATCAAACTCTTGTCACCCTCAAGGGAATCCATTTCAGGATTCTCCGTCATTGCACAGTCCTTTAGCTTTCTTAGGAGGTATGCTATTGTTTCAAAACACTCTTCGGGATCTCCACCACTAGAAATGACCATGTCATGGATGGCAAGCGATTCCTTCTTCAGATCATTTATGGTCCTGAGGTGCAGCTTCTCAGACAGCCTTTTAAAAATCATGGAGTCAGGATCTTGTTCTCTTTGTGCCCTAGCTAAATCCATTACCAGTTGCACATCAGGTGACTCCATCTTTCCTTTTGCTCTTTTAAATTGAGCATGCACAAGTTCAATCTAGGAAAAACCCAACAATGTAAAGATTTTCAGTAAAACAGAATGGAAATCGGGTATAACCATTAAAAGTAATTGCTAGATGATGTACTTGTTCTCGAACTTCCTCAGATATATCAAGCTTATTGTAAGGAATGTGGCTTAGTGCATCTTCAATTTGCTCTGTTACATTTAGGAACTTTAATGATATGTCGTCGATCTGTAAAGCCTGCAAGACAAAAAACACAGGTGACCCATAGGAAAGAAAAAGCAAGAGACAATGTCATTCGTGAGGATAATTTTCAGCATAGAGACATAACGAGCTTGATGGTACCGTACAAAAGTCATCCTCCATGCAGAGTGTAAAGCCAGAGCACAGAGCAACCACATAAGATTCATATGACCGCTCAAATCTCAATTATggaagtacatatatatatatatatacacacacacacttgcCCTAAAAAGCTCATAGGATCTACAAAGCTTCCAACttacaagaaagaataaaaagtttcAAGCCATCACTGTCCCAGTGATTTAGCAGAACGATTGGAAACACAACCATATGAAGACAGGAGGTAGCCCAAAAAATTACTAGGTAACGGTTTTGAAGTCCATATTACTGCCTAATGAGCTTGTCATATTCCtcaaaatttctagattttcccGCCTTTCATGATTACTTAATCTGATTTCCGCTAAGCAGCTCAAATACATGGTTCAATTTGTGTTTCCTTGGACGATAAACATGTAGCTCACCTCCAACTAAAGATTATATAAATGTCATAACAGCAGGAAAAAAAGAGTTGAATATCACATAATCTTCCCATCAACCACAAAAGAGTTAATGGTCAAAACACACCTAAAATATCCCAATTTTTCGAGTTTCATACTTGAACAATCTGGATCGCGAGTTTAAACGTTCACCAACTATATATCAAAACACATCTCAACTATCAATTGTTCCTTTTTCCTAACTGAACAATATCACCACTGTTCAGTCAGATAGGAAAAGAGTAGGAAAAGAGAACAACTTATATTTGAGCTTGTTTTGATAAACAGTTGGTGCTAGTTCAAGTAGGAAACTCGCACACCTGATAGTCCAGGTATGAAACACGAAAAACCTGGATACTTTAGAGGTGTTTTGACCCTTCACTCTCCACAAAATCAGCAAAACATATAGTCAGACAAAAGTAGTTGTTCCTACACCACCCAAGTTTTATATCTCCTAAGCAATTGTCATAAGTCATTCAACAGTgacaaaaagtaaataaaaagccAAGAGAGATTAAACTAGCAAAACAGTACCTGAAGAATCTTCTAGCAACAACATATGcaatatattcccacaaaatGGGGTCCGGGGAGAGTAAGTGTACACAGTCTGTACCACTAACTCAGAGGTGAGGATCCAATAGACACCCCGGCTCAAAGACAAAAACAGTCTATAAAAGAACAGAGTACAAAACAATACCTGAAGAATCTTACTGCCTTCATTTACAGATTTGAGAAGTTCCATAGCTGAATTAAGAGAAACATTCAACAATTCAAGCCCGTGAACTACATCAtcttcaacttcaacaacatcaCTATCTTTCAAATCCTCAACTAAAGGGCTCAAAAGCTTTACCCTTCTCACCAAATTACTGTACATCCTCTTAGATACCGATCGACACTCTGGTAAACCAGAAATACCGTCGATTAACTCCGTTAATTGGTTCATTAAGTCCTCTTTGTGATGATCCATGTGTAGAAAAATGGGTTCTTTAAACAAATTGGGGCAAAACCCAGTTGGGAAAATGGAATTCTCAATCAAATTGAGATACACGCAGTTGAAATCGAGCAAAACCCAGTTAGCAAAATGGACTCCTTAATCAAATTAAGCAAAACGAAGTTGGAAAAGTGGTATACTGGATCAAATTGAGAGACAATGAAATGGAAATTGAGCAAAACCCAGTTGGAAAAATGGATTCTTTAATCAAGTTGAGCAAAACCCTGTTGAGAAATTGGAATTTTACGATCAAATTGGACGAAACCCGGTTGGGAAAATGGAATTTTCGATCAAATTGAGCAAAACCCAGTTACGAAAATGGATTCTTTAATCAAATTGGACAAAACCCAGTTGAGAAAATGGTATTTTTCGATGAAATTAAGCGAAACCCAACTGAGAAAAATGGAATATTTAACCAAATTGGGAGAGACCGAGTTGGAAAACAGCAATGATTTGGCGAAACCTTGCTGGGTTGGTGGGTGGTTGATGAGTTGACCGGGAAAATCACTAGTGATCTTCACATGAAATAAACCATTAGGCTTTTGGTTTTTTGAGGTGATTTCAAGAGAGTAAATTCAAAGCTCTGTATGTGAGGAAATATTGATTGGTTTTAGCCATTTTTAAAGGAGTTCCTTTCAAAATAGTTTGCCCTCCGTCGCACTTTAAGATTTATTTTATCaaactaattttattaattatattttaaaatataaatttaaatatagtatattttatttagttatttagagATGATATTAAAAGAATAtgtaataaaatttttctaattttataaattaaattaaaatagatatttttaaaaagaatatcaaGTATTTTAAAATGGAGGAAATAATATTCTGTTTTTTTTAGGAGGGGTAGATTTGACAGATTTAGTAATGATTATGAagtttactaaaaataaaaagaaaaaggtaaagatTATGAAgattaataatgataataatacaTCAAGGTGTTTTGCttttttcgataaataaaaaattaaaaaaattgagggtAGGGGACGTAATTATTATATGGAGAATCGAATTCCCATCGACAAGGTGAAAATTCAATTAATTAACCAATTAAATtattaagatttatttttttactttttaaaataaaaaataaagtaaaaattcaaTTAACTAATCAATTAAGCTATtaagatttttcttattttttgaaacaGAAAATTAAAGGTAGGTGAAGAAAATTTGATCTGCATCTCCTATTAAGCCTATAGGATCATCTCCTTCCATACAAATGCCTAATCCATCTCGTATGAGTTATTTCTCGTAACAATTTAATCACATGAAAAGCAACTCCTTATAAAAGGAGCattgataataaaaatgaatttgaatttttgatctcctatataatttatattagaatatatataatttatattaggATACCTCCATGTTGACTCTTTTGCTTACAATAGTTAATAATACCCATATGGTTGTTTCTgttttgcaaaaaaataatttttattttgccaAAAATATAATTCCCACACTAGTGTtagtttacaaaaaatatttaagataatttttttttgttcagcCAAAAAAATGTTTGGTTTTGTTAGGACTCTTAGAAGTCTAAAAAAATTGGTAGTTTTATTAGAATTCCTACTACAATTTTGTTTGCCTAAATTAAGGTAAGTTTTTATTAgtgtttatgtataattatagttttagaaaaatattgGAAAACAATTTTGTCTATGGAGACTATTAATGAgagataaaaaatttgaatcaattttttaaaatcttcacaattttaatatattatagatgcaTATAGATGTTGACTAGATCAATAAATACATAATACCTTCATGCATTACTTGAATATGATTAACAAAGTAACATATCTatcaacatgagttgtggtgcagtggatgtgGCTGCTCCACCATTAATTAGAGGTCAAGAGTTCGATTCtgagtatggagaaaactctgttgggaacGTTACCACCTTAATGGGTCCTGCAATGCGTGATTCGAATTAGTCGGATCTCCAATGCAAACATTGAAAATcgaatggaaaaaaaaaaaaaaaaaaaaaggtgttattACTGAAAATTTATAGAATATAGTACATTACTGTTATGTGTGAACTGGTAATTCAAGAAGTGGGGTAGAAATAGGGAAAATGTTTGCATATTGTATAGTCAATTTCAACATGAAATAAATTTCTAGCTGGCTGTTTTGGAAAATAATGCCCTCCTAATATGAATTATagtctctttttttcattttatttgagtcttttcTTGGGTGATAAGAAGTTGAATTTATAATTGGGAATATGTTAGAATAGGTCCACATCACATTAAACCAAAATCAAGtgtagtatgtatatattatgttatgttattatatattttaCTCTTCTATAATATAAAAGAGTGAATGAGAGCAGCTTAGGGTCGTGCTGCTTGCCGACCGTTCAgctgcttgctccgtgattttactatattatttttaattaattattatatattatttatatattaaaaaattaataatatttaataaaaaataaaatagatatttataatatgtCTGCTTTAAATGCTTCAACTGTAGCTTTATTATATTActctgattaattattataagtcatctaagtattaaaaaattattataaagtcatttaagtagtaaaaattaataatatttaattttaaattaacttgacgtcatATATGTGATTCTCTTAATCTTTTTCCACAAATTACTCTATAATATTAGAGTGAATGAGAGCAGCTTAGGGTCGTGCTGCTTGTCGACCGTTCAGCTGCTTGCTCTGTGATTTTATTATACTATCCTTAattaattactccctccgtttaaaaaagaatgacctacttttcctTTTAGTCTATTTCATAAAAAATGACCCATTTCCTTTTttagcaatactttaatttcaacttttcac
Proteins encoded:
- the LOC107850757 gene encoding U-box domain-containing protein 14, which produces MDHHKEDLMNQLTELIDGISGLPECRSVSKRMYSNLVRRVKLLSPLVEDLKDSDVVEVEDDVVHGLELLNVSLNSAMELLKSVNEGSKILQALQIDDISLKFLNVTEQIEDALSHIPYNKLDISEEVREQIELVHAQFKRAKGKMESPDVQLVMDLARAQREQDPDSMIFKRLSEKLHLRTINDLKKESLAIHDMVISSGGDPEECFETIAYLLRKLKDCAMTENPEMDSLEGDKSLIKHRSPVIPDDFRCPISLELMKDPVIVSTGQTYERSCIQKWLDAGHKTCPKTQQTLLHTALTPNYVLKSLIALWCENNGVELPKNQGTCRNKRSGAGGSDCDRAAIDALLQKLANGNPEQQRAAAGELRLLAKRNDDNRVCIAEAGAIPLLVELLSSPDTRTQEHAVTALLNLSINEGNKGTIVNAGAIPDIVDVLRNGSMEARENAAATLFSLSVVDENKVAIGAAGAIPALIDLLCQGTPRGKKDAATAIFNLSIYQGNKVRAVRAGIVPPLVRLLKDPGGGMMDEALAILAILASHQEGKAAIGQSEPIPILVEVIRTGSPRNRENAAAILWSLCTGDVQNLKVARDLGAEEVLKELSENGTDRAKRKAGSVLELLQRVDAVDS